Proteins found in one Enterococcus sp. 9D6_DIV0238 genomic segment:
- a CDS encoding TrkH family potassium uptake protein, with amino-acid sequence MNRNRLIWLAQRKGKHFSNHFSSIQIIVSYYIIMTVISYILFCLPFFREKGSQVHFIDMLFMAISTVSVTGLSTFDINSVFNDRGVVLLEILFQIGGLGIMMISTAFIILSKRKISLRQRQLIMTDMNQPKLSGIVRLIRITFSIILWFQVIFGTFFSIYFYYAGYYKTWSKAIFFGFYQSISAVTNSGFDVTGDSIIPFANDYLFLMLIMFLIFIGGIGFPVLMEVREWVFFKKKKRGLPFRFSLFSKIALLAFVILFVGGTLLIYLLEKDHLFIEMGEVQRWITSMFYSMTTRNAGLQINDLGDFQVTTLIVFSLLMFIGCSPSSVGGGIRTTTVAIIGLYLYSFLKSEDKINVFGRRIDEDDVRKSIVVFMLSLTMCFFAVLFLTATEDHPLIAIIVEVASAFGTTGLSLGITSDLTTVGKLMIALLMFIGRIGMLYTLMLFVPKETRDIGYEYPSEKIIIG; translated from the coding sequence ATGAATCGAAATCGGCTTATATGGCTGGCACAGCGAAAAGGGAAACACTTTTCAAACCATTTCTCTTCCATTCAAATTATTGTTTCATACTATATTATTATGACAGTCATCTCGTATATTCTTTTTTGTCTGCCTTTTTTTAGAGAAAAGGGCTCGCAGGTTCATTTTATAGATATGCTGTTTATGGCGATCAGCACTGTTAGTGTGACAGGGTTATCTACCTTTGATATCAATTCTGTTTTTAACGACCGCGGAGTAGTATTATTGGAAATTCTTTTTCAAATCGGTGGACTCGGGATCATGATGATTTCGACAGCTTTTATCATCTTGTCAAAACGCAAGATTTCATTAAGGCAGCGTCAGTTGATCATGACAGACATGAATCAACCTAAATTGAGCGGAATTGTCCGACTGATCCGCATCACGTTCTCGATTATTTTGTGGTTTCAAGTTATTTTCGGTACATTTTTTTCGATCTATTTTTATTATGCAGGATATTATAAAACATGGTCGAAAGCGATTTTCTTTGGCTTTTATCAATCCATTTCGGCTGTAACAAACTCTGGATTCGATGTAACAGGGGATTCGATCATTCCTTTTGCGAATGATTATTTATTTTTGATGCTCATCATGTTTTTGATTTTTATCGGCGGGATCGGTTTTCCTGTATTGATGGAAGTTCGAGAATGGGTATTTTTTAAAAAGAAAAAGCGGGGATTGCCGTTTCGATTCTCTCTTTTTAGTAAAATCGCTCTACTGGCCTTCGTGATTCTATTTGTCGGTGGAACATTACTGATTTATTTGCTGGAAAAAGATCATTTATTTATTGAGATGGGCGAAGTGCAACGCTGGATCACCTCGATGTTTTATTCTATGACCACTCGAAATGCTGGTTTACAGATCAATGATTTAGGCGATTTTCAGGTGACAACGCTCATTGTTTTTTCTTTATTGATGTTTATCGGCTGTAGTCCCAGCTCTGTTGGCGGAGGGATTCGGACGACTACCGTAGCAATCATAGGTCTATACTTATACTCTTTCTTAAAAAGTGAAGATAAAATCAACGTTTTCGGACGAAGGATCGATGAGGATGATGTCAGAAAATCGATCGTTGTTTTCATGCTTTCATTAACTATGTGTTTCTTTGCCGTCTTATTTTTGACCGCAACAGAGGATCATCCGCTGATTGCAATCATTGTTGAAGTTGCTTCTGCCTTTGGAACGACCGGTCTTTCGTTGGGGATCACTTCTGATTTAACGACCGTCGGCAAACTAATGATCGCTTTATTGATGTTTATTGGACGAATCGGTATGTTGTATACATTGATGCTTTTCGTGCCAAAAGAAACACGTGATATCGGCTATGAATATCCTTCTGAAAAAATCATTATTGGATAA
- a CDS encoding NCS2 family permease, producing MFRIKKLTKEGLKREIVAGTTSFFAISYIIMVNTVILSEAGMPKELTIFGTIFISIIGSILMGLIADAPIVLTTGMGVNSFFTYTLVLSLGLSWQEALAVSFCAGVVYLIVAFTKLSKLFAEVVPETLKAGITVGIGFFLVLIGLEKGHLILRGEHTFTQLAPLNDSLTILTLFSLLLTVFLFIKGIQGSFFIGIVVVTAVANLLGLVDPTEHFSLGSLKNVSQIFLELDFSSMLSKSFLLGVFALSMILIFESMGILKGLMPEADEDKYLRAYRVTGLITLLSSLFGTSPTIAAAESATGIEEGGRTGWTAITSGICFFLALLALPFLSYIPDSALAPAIIITGFLMIQQVKSLNFSDFSDYFPAMLMIVLIPFTMNISDGMAFGFVAYPLTKWIAGKKNQLSLPMWLISGLFLVYLIVNVLI from the coding sequence ATGTTTCGAATAAAAAAGCTGACTAAAGAAGGGCTAAAACGTGAAATAGTTGCGGGAACAACATCGTTTTTTGCTATTTCATATATTATCATGGTGAATACAGTCATTTTGTCTGAAGCGGGAATGCCGAAGGAACTGACGATTTTTGGGACGATCTTCATTTCGATCATTGGTTCGATTTTGATGGGATTGATAGCAGATGCACCAATTGTACTGACGACAGGGATGGGCGTAAATTCATTTTTCACCTACACGTTAGTTCTTTCTTTGGGGCTGAGCTGGCAGGAAGCATTAGCTGTTAGTTTTTGTGCAGGGGTCGTATACTTGATCGTTGCCTTTACGAAGTTGAGTAAGTTATTCGCAGAAGTCGTTCCTGAAACGTTGAAAGCTGGAATAACAGTTGGTATCGGTTTTTTTCTAGTGCTGATTGGATTAGAAAAGGGACATTTGATTTTAAGAGGGGAGCATACCTTTACACAATTAGCCCCGCTGAATGACAGTTTGACGATTTTGACATTATTTTCACTATTATTGACTGTATTTCTTTTTATCAAAGGGATACAAGGCAGCTTTTTTATAGGGATCGTTGTTGTGACGGCAGTTGCTAATCTTTTAGGATTAGTGGATCCAACAGAACATTTTTCTTTAGGCAGTTTAAAAAATGTTTCTCAAATTTTTCTAGAACTTGATTTCAGTTCAATGCTCTCAAAAAGTTTCTTACTCGGTGTATTTGCCTTATCGATGATCCTGATTTTTGAATCGATGGGGATTCTTAAAGGCTTGATGCCGGAAGCAGATGAGGATAAGTATTTGCGTGCTTATCGCGTCACAGGCTTGATTACACTGCTGTCTAGTCTATTTGGAACGAGCCCGACTATTGCAGCAGCAGAAAGTGCGACTGGGATCGAAGAAGGTGGAAGAACAGGCTGGACTGCCATTACGAGCGGAATCTGTTTCTTTTTAGCCTTGTTAGCTTTACCCTTTCTTTCCTATATCCCTGATTCTGCGTTAGCTCCAGCAATCATCATCACAGGCTTTTTAATGATCCAGCAAGTCAAGTCATTAAATTTTAGTGATTTTAGTGATTACTTTCCCGCAATGCTGATGATCGTTTTGATTCCTTTTACTATGAACATTTCTGATGGAATGGCTTTTGGATTTGTCGCTTATCCGTTAACAAAATGGATCGCTGGAAAGAAAAACCAACTGTCATTACCAATGTGGCTGATTTCTGGATTGTTTTTAGTGTATCTGATCGTGAATGTCTTGATTTAA
- the nifJ gene encoding pyruvate:ferredoxin (flavodoxin) oxidoreductase, which translates to MKRTKTMDGNTAAAYISYAFTEVAAIYPITPSSTMAELVDEWAENGLKNIYGQKVQVIEMQSEAGAAGVVHGSLKTGALTTTYTASQGLLLMIPNMYKIAGELLPSVFHVAARAITTSALSIFGDHGDVMATRQTGFCMLAESSVQEVMDLSAVAHLASIEGSLPFVNFFDGFRTSHELQKIEVLEYDDLKGMLDQDAVDRFRRRGMNPNHPTVSGTAQNPDIHFQQRETVNANYEAMPAIVQKYMKQINEIRGTSYDLTDYYGAEDATEVIISMGSASPVIQQTVDYLNGQGRKVGFINIHLYRPFPTENLLEKLPKTVQKVAVLDRTKEAGADGEPLLLDVQSALYQHESRPIVIGGRYGLGSKDVTPNQIKAVYDHLLLPFADLKQRFTIGIVDDVTYRSLPQGETLDLTAPTTFQAKFWGFGSDGTVGANKQAIKIIGDNTDLYAQAYFSYDSKKSGGLTMSHLRFGKEPITSTYLVEQADFIACHNASYIHNYDLLKGLKDGGTFLLNTIWDKEKVYRLLPAKLKKYIGEHNIQFYIINAVELAREVGLGRRINTVMSTAFFEVTDLMSRDEYLPLLKAEVKKTYGKKSMEIVEKNYQAIDGTFDSLQKVEVPAEWATIEVEPEKVDPTLPKYITNILQPINRQEGNDLTVGDLIDNGMKTGEMPMGTAAYEKRGIALEVPEWQMDKCTMCNECAFVCPHAAIRPFLADEEEMQEAPEGFVAREMRGADGLMYRIQVSLEDCTGCGLCVQACPVKEKAILMKPYEEQKEQAINWAFAMTLQQKENPVRKLSVKGSQFNQPLMEFSGACEGCGETPYIKLLTQLFGDRMMMANATGCSSIWGGSSPVTPYTTNECGQGPAWSNSLFEDNAEYGYGMYVANNTKRQYLADQVQEAIDKKVGSEDLQALLQDWHEHYLEGEGTQQRATKLAAVLSEEYRSDPLLEQIYKQSDLFVKTSQWIVGGDGWAYDIGFSGIDHVLASGADVNIFVMDNEVYANTGGQTSKATPAAAIAKFSAGGKQTSKKDLGMMAMTYGNVYVAQIALGANSMQTIKAIDEAERYPGPSLIIGYTPCINHGVKGGMIETLSLAKEAVESGYWQLYRYNPQLIEKGKDPMIIDYKKADFSKMRDFLEKQTRFSALHTIKDNQEVVEHLLTKTKEDAEDRSENYVKLVSQIKK; encoded by the coding sequence ATGAAAAGAACAAAAACAATGGATGGGAATACAGCAGCAGCTTACATTTCCTATGCATTTACGGAAGTGGCAGCGATTTATCCGATCACACCCAGTTCTACAATGGCAGAATTAGTAGATGAATGGGCTGAAAATGGGTTGAAAAATATATATGGACAAAAAGTTCAGGTCATCGAGATGCAGTCAGAAGCTGGCGCAGCCGGTGTGGTTCACGGATCATTGAAGACAGGAGCATTGACAACGACTTATACAGCTTCACAAGGGCTACTGCTGATGATTCCTAACATGTATAAGATCGCAGGAGAACTTTTACCGTCTGTTTTCCATGTGGCAGCTAGAGCGATCACCACAAGTGCATTGAGTATTTTCGGTGATCATGGGGATGTTATGGCCACTCGTCAAACTGGTTTTTGTATGCTGGCAGAATCAAGTGTCCAAGAAGTAATGGATTTATCTGCTGTGGCTCATTTAGCGAGTATCGAAGGGAGCTTGCCGTTCGTTAACTTTTTTGATGGTTTTAGAACGAGTCATGAGCTACAAAAAATCGAAGTTCTTGAGTACGATGATTTAAAAGGAATGCTGGATCAAGATGCTGTTGATCGTTTCCGCCGCAGAGGGATGAATCCTAATCATCCGACTGTTTCAGGAACGGCTCAAAATCCAGACATCCATTTCCAACAACGTGAAACTGTTAATGCAAATTATGAAGCGATGCCGGCGATCGTTCAAAAATATATGAAACAAATCAACGAAATAAGAGGTACTTCTTATGATTTGACAGATTATTATGGTGCAGAAGATGCGACTGAAGTCATTATTTCAATGGGGTCGGCTTCACCTGTGATCCAGCAAACAGTTGATTATCTAAATGGGCAAGGCAGAAAAGTCGGCTTTATCAATATTCATTTATACCGCCCATTCCCAACAGAAAACTTATTAGAAAAATTACCGAAGACCGTTCAAAAGGTAGCTGTGCTAGACCGAACCAAAGAAGCAGGTGCAGATGGCGAACCATTGCTTTTAGATGTTCAAAGTGCGCTTTATCAACATGAAAGTCGTCCAATCGTGATTGGCGGACGATACGGACTAGGTTCAAAAGATGTTACACCAAATCAAATCAAAGCAGTATATGATCATTTATTATTGCCATTTGCTGATTTAAAACAACGTTTTACGATCGGGATCGTTGATGATGTGACATATCGTTCATTACCGCAGGGAGAAACGTTAGATTTAACGGCTCCAACAACTTTCCAAGCCAAATTCTGGGGCTTTGGTTCAGATGGAACGGTGGGTGCGAACAAACAAGCAATCAAGATCATCGGTGATAATACCGATTTATATGCCCAAGCTTATTTTAGTTATGATTCAAAAAAATCTGGCGGATTGACCATGTCTCATTTACGGTTTGGTAAAGAACCGATCACATCCACTTATTTAGTAGAGCAGGCTGATTTTATCGCCTGTCATAATGCCTCTTATATCCATAACTATGATTTGCTTAAAGGATTAAAAGATGGCGGGACTTTCTTACTCAACACGATTTGGGATAAGGAAAAAGTCTATCGTTTATTACCAGCTAAACTGAAAAAATATATTGGAGAACACAATATTCAGTTTTATATCATCAATGCGGTGGAGCTAGCTCGTGAAGTTGGGTTGGGACGGCGCATCAATACGGTGATGTCTACCGCATTTTTTGAAGTCACAGATTTGATGTCACGCGACGAATATCTACCATTATTAAAAGCAGAAGTTAAAAAAACATATGGTAAAAAATCAATGGAGATCGTTGAGAAAAACTACCAAGCGATCGATGGTACGTTTGATTCTTTACAAAAAGTAGAGGTTCCGGCAGAATGGGCAACGATCGAAGTTGAACCAGAAAAAGTCGATCCAACGCTGCCAAAATATATCACGAATATTTTACAACCGATCAATCGTCAAGAAGGAAATGACTTGACTGTTGGAGATTTGATCGATAATGGCATGAAAACTGGTGAGATGCCAATGGGAACAGCAGCCTACGAAAAACGCGGCATTGCATTAGAAGTTCCAGAGTGGCAAATGGATAAATGTACGATGTGTAATGAGTGCGCCTTTGTCTGCCCACATGCTGCGATCCGGCCGTTTTTAGCAGATGAAGAAGAAATGCAGGAGGCACCTGAAGGCTTCGTAGCGAGAGAAATGCGCGGCGCTGACGGCTTGATGTACCGTATTCAAGTTTCTTTAGAGGACTGTACAGGCTGCGGCTTGTGTGTTCAAGCATGTCCAGTAAAAGAAAAAGCGATCCTGATGAAACCATACGAAGAACAAAAAGAACAAGCAATCAATTGGGCTTTTGCGATGACGTTACAGCAAAAAGAAAATCCTGTCCGCAAATTATCTGTAAAAGGTTCACAGTTCAATCAACCGTTGATGGAATTTTCCGGGGCCTGTGAAGGCTGTGGTGAAACACCATATATCAAGTTATTGACTCAGCTGTTCGGTGATCGAATGATGATGGCCAATGCTACAGGCTGTTCTTCTATTTGGGGTGGTTCTTCGCCTGTTACACCATATACGACAAATGAATGCGGGCAAGGACCTGCATGGAGCAATTCATTATTTGAAGATAATGCAGAATATGGCTACGGTATGTATGTGGCAAATAACACGAAGCGTCAATATCTAGCTGACCAAGTTCAAGAGGCTATCGATAAGAAGGTAGGCTCGGAAGATCTTCAAGCGTTACTTCAAGATTGGCATGAGCATTACTTAGAAGGTGAAGGAACACAGCAGCGTGCAACGAAACTTGCAGCTGTGTTAAGTGAAGAATATCGATCAGATCCATTATTAGAACAAATCTATAAGCAAAGTGATTTGTTCGTCAAAACAAGCCAATGGATCGTCGGTGGAGATGGATGGGCGTATGATATTGGATTCAGTGGAATCGACCATGTATTAGCTAGCGGGGCAGATGTCAATATTTTTGTCATGGATAATGAAGTTTATGCGAATACTGGCGGACAAACATCCAAAGCAACGCCGGCTGCAGCAATTGCGAAATTCTCAGCTGGAGGAAAACAAACCTCTAAAAAAGATTTAGGTATGATGGCAATGACCTATGGCAATGTTTACGTTGCGCAAATCGCACTTGGTGCAAATTCAATGCAAACAATCAAAGCGATCGATGAAGCAGAACGTTATCCGGGTCCATCTTTGATCATTGGTTACACTCCTTGTATCAATCATGGAGTGAAAGGCGGAATGATCGAAACGTTATCTTTAGCCAAAGAAGCAGTTGAATCTGGTTATTGGCAATTGTATCGCTACAATCCGCAACTGATTGAAAAGGGCAAAGACCCAATGATCATCGATTACAAAAAAGCTGATTTCAGTAAGATGAGAGACTTCCTTGAAAAACAAACTCGTTTCTCTGCGTTACACACGATCAAAGATAATCAAGAAGTAGTTGAGCATCTTTTGACGAAAACAAAGGAAGACGCGGAAGACCGCTCAGAAAACTATGTAAAATTAGTGAGCCAGATCAAGAAATAA
- the prmC gene encoding peptide chain release factor N(5)-glutamine methyltransferase, translated as MGNRYFEVLERASSFLEEQGIEGQSILFVFLERKNWSKTDWLIHLKDEMPEEEEQQLETDLALLADHYPAQYLLGYADFYEQRFSVNEHTLIPRPETEELVELCLKENPDEPLTVVDIGTGTGAIAISLKANRPSWQILAVDISVEALRVAEGNAKRLHAAVDFLQGDLLKPLEGKAIDLLISNPPYISNDEWRLMDESVRTFEPKTALFAEQDGLAIYQRLAQEAPKILAPKGKIYLEIGFQQGKAVKELFQQAFPGHVVRVLKDLSGNERMVAVTPDEKAG; from the coding sequence ATGGGTAACCGGTATTTTGAAGTCCTTGAACGGGCTTCTTCTTTTTTGGAAGAACAAGGGATTGAAGGTCAAAGTATCCTTTTTGTCTTTTTAGAGCGGAAAAACTGGAGCAAGACAGATTGGCTGATCCATTTAAAAGATGAAATGCCTGAAGAAGAAGAGCAGCAGCTTGAGACAGACCTAGCCTTGTTAGCAGATCATTATCCAGCTCAATATTTATTAGGCTATGCTGACTTTTATGAACAGCGCTTTTCTGTAAACGAACATACACTTATTCCTAGACCGGAAACAGAAGAACTTGTTGAACTTTGTCTAAAAGAAAATCCTGATGAGCCTTTGACCGTTGTAGATATCGGTACAGGTACAGGAGCAATCGCAATCAGTTTGAAGGCAAATCGTCCAAGCTGGCAAATCTTAGCAGTTGATATTTCTGTTGAAGCTTTAAGAGTTGCTGAAGGAAATGCCAAGAGATTACATGCAGCAGTGGATTTTCTACAAGGGGATCTTCTAAAACCTTTAGAAGGAAAAGCAATTGATCTTTTGATCTCAAACCCGCCTTATATCAGTAATGATGAGTGGCGCCTGATGGATGAAAGTGTCCGCACGTTTGAACCTAAAACAGCTCTTTTTGCAGAGCAGGACGGTTTGGCTATTTATCAGCGTTTAGCACAAGAAGCACCGAAGATTTTAGCACCTAAAGGGAAAATATATTTAGAAATCGGATTTCAGCAAGGGAAAGCAGTGAAAGAATTATTTCAGCAGGCTTTTCCTGGACATGTCGTTCGAGTACTTAAAGATTTATCTGGTAATGAACGAATGGTAGCAGTCACACCAGATGAAAAAGCGGGGTGA
- the prfA gene encoding peptide chain release factor 1, with translation MYDQLQSIEDRYEELGELLSDPEVISDTKRFMQLSKEEANTRETVEVYRRYKQVIEGISDTEELLGEKMDAEMTEMAKEELSELKKEKEVLEERIKILLLPTDPNDDKNIIMEIRGAAGGDEAALFAGDLFGMYQKYAESQGWKTDVMEASITGIGGYKEVIMMISGENVFSKLKYESGAHRVQRVPSTESQGRIHTSTATVVVLPEAEEVELELEDKDIRTDIYHASGAGGQHVNKTASAVRLTHIPTGIAVAMQDERSQIKNREKAMKILRARVYDQIQQEAQNEYDANRKSAVGTGDRSERIRTYNFPQNRVTDHRIGLTIQKLDQILAGKLDEIVDALVLYDQTSKLEEMQNG, from the coding sequence ATGTACGATCAGTTACAATCAATCGAAGATCGCTATGAAGAGCTGGGTGAATTACTAAGTGACCCTGAAGTCATTAGTGATACGAAACGCTTTATGCAGCTATCAAAAGAAGAGGCGAATACTCGTGAAACAGTAGAAGTCTACCGCCGTTATAAACAAGTCATCGAAGGAATCAGTGACACCGAAGAGTTATTAGGTGAAAAAATGGATGCTGAAATGACTGAAATGGCAAAAGAAGAACTTTCAGAACTAAAAAAAGAAAAAGAAGTGCTTGAAGAACGAATCAAGATTTTACTATTACCAACAGATCCAAATGACGATAAAAATATTATCATGGAAATTCGCGGAGCAGCTGGTGGAGATGAAGCCGCATTATTTGCGGGGGATCTATTCGGCATGTACCAAAAATATGCAGAATCCCAAGGCTGGAAAACAGATGTTATGGAAGCGAGTATTACTGGGATCGGCGGCTATAAAGAAGTCATCATGATGATTTCTGGGGAGAACGTTTTCTCTAAATTAAAGTATGAGAGTGGTGCACATCGTGTACAACGTGTCCCTTCAACGGAATCACAAGGACGAATCCATACCTCTACAGCGACAGTAGTGGTGTTGCCGGAAGCAGAGGAAGTCGAACTTGAGCTGGAAGACAAGGATATTCGTACGGACATTTACCATGCCTCTGGGGCGGGAGGTCAGCACGTCAACAAAACGGCATCTGCTGTTCGTTTGACTCATATTCCAACAGGAATTGCTGTAGCAATGCAGGATGAACGTTCTCAAATCAAAAACCGTGAAAAGGCAATGAAAATTTTACGTGCCAGAGTGTATGACCAAATTCAACAAGAAGCACAAAATGAGTACGATGCAAATCGGAAATCTGCTGTGGGGACAGGCGATCGTTCAGAGCGTATTCGTACCTATAATTTCCCGCAAAACCGTGTAACAGATCACCGAATTGGTTTGACGATCCAAAAATTAGATCAAATTTTAGCTGGAAAGCTGGATGAAATCGTGGATGCATTAGTACTGTATGATCAAACCTCAAAACTAGAAGAGATGCAAAATGGGTAA
- a CDS encoding thymidine kinase encodes MAQLFFKYGAMNSGKTIEILKVAHNYEEQDKPVVIMTSGLDTRDGVGVVSSRIGLRREAIPIFKETNVYELIQNLEYKPYCILVDESQFLGKQHVIEFARVVDELNIPVMAFGLKNDFRNELFEGSKYLMLYADKLEELKTICWFCHKKATMNLHYIDGKPVYEGTQVQIGGNEAYYPVCRNHYFHPPIDGEQEGK; translated from the coding sequence ATGGCACAATTATTTTTTAAATATGGCGCGATGAACAGTGGGAAAACCATTGAAATTTTAAAAGTAGCTCACAATTATGAAGAACAGGACAAACCTGTTGTGATCATGACAAGCGGACTAGACACTAGAGATGGCGTTGGTGTCGTTTCAAGTCGTATCGGCCTTAGAAGAGAAGCAATCCCAATTTTTAAAGAAACCAATGTCTATGAATTGATCCAAAATCTAGAATACAAACCTTATTGTATTTTAGTGGATGAATCTCAATTTTTAGGTAAGCAGCATGTGATCGAATTTGCTCGAGTAGTCGATGAGCTAAATATTCCAGTCATGGCGTTTGGCTTGAAAAATGATTTTCGTAACGAGCTGTTTGAAGGATCTAAATATTTGATGCTTTATGCAGATAAATTAGAAGAGCTAAAAACAATTTGTTGGTTCTGCCATAAGAAAGCGACAATGAACTTGCATTATATCGATGGTAAGCCTGTCTATGAAGGCACACAAGTTCAAATTGGCGGTAATGAAGCCTATTATCCAGTCTGCCGTAATCATTACTTTCACCCGCCGATCGATGGGGAACAAGAAGGAAAGTAA
- a CDS encoding MucBP domain-containing protein gives MKKRKSLVLLGTILLCTTQLAPMISYSMEAGTLNQSNTSTLYNENSEEMMINPKQDLSDQPIMESEHVEEQTNQETQNEVNETENPLADSTQTLVDDKNEIEKAVDAQESNVIQGLADSLGTLEQLIPKNPEAVADISGNLGILPTDEVTQEQLDTITTLRASASGWEGFQYLTNLTELVIFTGIGHPENDVQYLLPLKQFETLTYDGSGGNEHTLVPNGTSQKSSVDLTQFNELLDNGFPLNVNFMNLDVTAYTPSYKYAIANPFIDREGAESQELSIDAPSSDIFYDEENGIFFTEIADGTMVVPSNNLIDELYFADNEWKIQYYFTMVNFNVPVYGDFVIEADSEISYHANTSISEATFLSDIHAEYAAKLPVESDVIIKSNFSENVDFNQPGEYTVQLDTKLSSTIDSRANAKPVEVFVTILPEISGDVIVKYVDTEGNSIADEIIKSGSIGEDYTTEKQEIAGYTFKEVQGNVSGKFTNQLQTVTYVYTKNTGSAGDVIVKYVDTTGHPIADEIVKSGKIGEGYTTEKQEITGYTFKEVQGNTVGTFTNQVQTVTYIYTKNKENISSPAPKPQGSSNNGQGYEKNDTTKGALPALGETDHLTLNILGMIIMVVTAIILLFRKRTQEK, from the coding sequence GTGAAGAAAAGAAAAAGTTTAGTATTACTTGGAACAATATTATTATGCACGACTCAATTAGCACCGATGATTTCATATTCTATGGAAGCAGGGACATTGAATCAATCAAATACTTCAACGTTATATAATGAAAATAGTGAAGAAATGATGATAAATCCAAAGCAAGACTTATCTGATCAGCCGATCATGGAATCAGAGCATGTTGAAGAACAGACAAACCAAGAAACACAGAATGAAGTCAATGAAACAGAAAATCCTTTAGCAGACTCAACTCAAACGTTAGTTGATGATAAAAACGAAATAGAAAAAGCAGTTGATGCCCAGGAGTCAAACGTGATTCAAGGTTTAGCAGACTCTTTAGGGACTTTGGAACAATTGATTCCTAAAAACCCAGAGGCTGTAGCTGATATCAGTGGAAATTTAGGTATTCTTCCAACCGATGAAGTCACGCAAGAACAATTAGATACAATCACAACATTAAGAGCATCTGCCAGTGGTTGGGAAGGATTTCAATATTTGACTAATCTTACTGAATTAGTCATTTTCACTGGAATCGGTCATCCTGAGAACGATGTTCAGTATCTACTGCCTTTGAAGCAGTTTGAAACGCTAACGTATGATGGTAGTGGCGGGAATGAACATACACTAGTCCCGAATGGCACATCCCAAAAATCAAGTGTTGATTTGACTCAATTTAATGAACTATTAGATAATGGCTTTCCTTTAAACGTCAACTTTATGAATTTAGATGTTACTGCTTATACACCATCATATAAATATGCAATTGCAAATCCGTTTATCGATCGAGAAGGGGCTGAGAGCCAAGAACTGAGTATTGATGCACCCTCATCAGATATTTTCTATGACGAAGAGAATGGGATATTTTTTACAGAAATCGCTGATGGAACGATGGTCGTCCCTAGCAATAACCTAATTGATGAACTTTACTTTGCAGATAATGAATGGAAAATACAATATTACTTTACGATGGTCAATTTTAACGTACCAGTTTATGGTGATTTTGTGATTGAAGCAGATTCGGAAATTTCATATCATGCGAATACATCCATTTCTGAAGCAACGTTTCTTTCAGATATCCATGCCGAATATGCAGCAAAACTACCTGTAGAATCGGATGTAATAATAAAGAGTAACTTTTCAGAAAACGTTGATTTTAATCAACCTGGAGAATATACAGTACAGCTCGATACAAAGTTATCTTCAACGATCGACTCTAGAGCAAATGCTAAGCCAGTTGAAGTCTTTGTAACGATTTTGCCGGAGATCAGTGGGGATGTCATTGTCAAGTACGTTGATACAGAAGGCAACTCAATTGCGGATGAGATCATAAAGTCCGGCAGCATAGGAGAAGATTATACAACAGAAAAACAAGAGATCGCTGGTTACACATTTAAAGAAGTGCAGGGAAATGTGAGCGGTAAATTTACGAATCAATTGCAAACAGTGACATATGTTTATACAAAGAATACTGGATCTGCTGGAGATGTCATTGTCAAGTATGTCGATACGACTGGCCATCCAATTGCGGATGAAATCGTGAAATCAGGTAAGATAGGAGAAGGCTATACGACAGAAAAACAAGAGATCACTGGTTATACATTTAAAGAAGTTCAAGGAAATACTGTTGGTACATTCACGAATCAGGTTCAAACAGTGACATATATCTATACAAAAAATAAAGAGAATATTTCTTCACCAGCGCCTAAACCACAAGGATCTTCGAACAATGGTCAAGGATACGAAAAAAATGATACAACTAAAGGTGCACTGCCGGCATTAGGCGAAACCGATCACTTAACACTCAATATTCTTGGTATGATAATAATGGTAGTAACAGCAATCATTTTATTATTTAGAAAAAGAACACAGGAAAAATAA